Within Thermincola ferriacetica, the genomic segment AACGGCTTTAGGTTTTTGGGCGGCGGGTTAACAAAGACTACCGGGATTAAGGGTACCGTTGATAACGTGGTAGGTATTATTAAAGTTCTTAAGGAAACAACGGCTTCTATTGGTATCAGCTTAAATGACATTGATTTAATAAGGCTCAACGAAGCTACGCCGGTCATTGGCGATGTGGCCATGGAAACTATCACCGAAACTGTTATTACAGAGTCTACCATGATTGGCCATAATCCCGCCACTCCCGGTGGAGCAGGCTTAGGGATTGGGACAACTGTAAGGTTAAGTAACCTGGACGGATGCCCGCCCGGTAAACAAGTAATTGTGGTGGCTGACCAGGATGTGGATTTCCGTACTGTGGCTGAGCAGTTGAATAGGGCCGTTGCGCGGGGCGTGGATGTACAGGGGGCTATCCTGAAAAATGATGACGGGGTTTTGGTTGCTAACCGGCTGAATAAAATCATCCCTGTCATAGATGAAGTGGAATACATTGACCGCATCCCTTTAAATATGGAGGCGGCCGTGGAAGTTACGGCGCCGGGGGAAACAATCAAGGTCCTGGCCGACCCTTATGGGATAGCTACTGTATTTAAGTTAACGCCCGAAGAAACCAAGCTGATTGTACCGGTAGCCAGGGCGCTGATCGGTAACCGTTCAGCAGTGGTTATCAGAACCCCGCGGGGTGATGTGAAAACGAGGCGCATTCCTGCCGGCAAACTATCTATTCTGGGTGCACGACAGAGATTTGAAGTGGATATCCAGGCGGGTGCGGAAAAAGTCCAGGAAGTAATTGAGAGTGCCGGCAAACTGGAAGATGTCAGGGGAGAGCCCGGAACCAATGTCGGCGGTATGATCGAACGTATCAGGCATGTAATGAGCGACCTAACCAACCAACCGGTGCACAACATGAAGATTCAGGATATTTTGGCCGTAGATACCTTTATACCTCAGAAAGTCCAGGGTGCTCTGGCAGGCGAGTTTTCTCTGGAAAATGCCGTGGGACTGGCAGCCATGGTGAAAACCAACAAACTGCAGATGCAGGAAATCGCCGAAAAACTGGCCGGGGAATTAGGTATTAAAGTGGAAATTGCCGGCGTGGAGGCAGAGATGGCTGTACGTGGCGCCCTGACCACTCCGGGTTCGGACAGGCCCCTGGCCATTCTCGATATGGGGGGCGGTTCTACCGATGCAGCTATCATCGACAGAGAAGGCCACATCAATTCTGTGCATCTGGCCGGCGCCGGAGATATGGTCACTCTGCTGATTAATTCCGAACTTGGCCTGGACAATCCCGGGCTGGCGGAGGAAATCAAGCGGTATCCCTTAGCTAAGGTCGAGTCCTTGTATCATATCCGGACAGAAGACGGGAGCGTACAGTTTTTTGACAAGGCCCTCGACCCCAGGCTTTTTGCCAGGGTAGTAATCTTAAAAGAAAAGGGAGTTATGGAGCCTATTCCGGTCAAGGATTCCCTAGAAAAGATAAAACTGATCCGTCAGGAAGCCAAGAAAAAGGTGTTTGTGACCAATGCAGTCAGGGCATTACAGCGGGTGGCGCCCCACGGAAATATCCGTAATGTGGAATTTGTGGTTATGGTTGGCGGTTCAGCGCTGGACTTCGAAATTCCGGGATTTATCTCCGACCGTTTGGCTGAATACGGAGTAGTGGCGGGCCGCGGTAATATCAGGGGGCAGGCAGGACCGCGGAACGCGGTTGCCACCGGCTTGGTGCTCTCCTATGAAGAGGCAGGTGGCATAAATTGAATATGGAGCAGGAACTGGAACGCCGGCCTGTTATAAGTTTACTGCGCCCGCGTGGGTTGGACGCGGACAGGAAATTTTCGAAATTGGTTTCTGCCATAAAAGCCGGTATGGAAGAGGAATCAGTGCCGTGGCTGGAAGGAGAGGAAGACGGTACCTTAAGCGCCGCAGAACTGGCTTTGCGGGGAGCCCGCCAATCCAAACTGGGAGTAGGAATAGGGATAGACCCTGCCTGTTCCATAGCTGTTTATTTTAACCGTGGTGAAAATTCGGAGCCCCTGTTCCTGTTATCGGCGGATTGGGCTTCTGAAAAAGTGGCCAGGTTAGTGGGCACAAATGCGGCACGATTGGTGAAAAAAATACCTTTTAAAGATCTGGCCGGGTTAGGCCATAAACAGTAATGAAGGAGGGTAGTTATGATCAGACAAGCCCTCGGACTAATTGAGGCTGTGGGAATGCCGGCAGCAATTGCTGCGGCGGACGCTGCTGCCAAGGCCGCCAACATAAGGCTGCTGGGATATGAACTGACCAAGGGTGGCGGCCTGGTAACCGTAAAACTTGAGGGGGACGTTGCTGCTGTAAAAGCGGCTGTTGAAGCCGGAGCAGCGGAAGCCCGGCGGGTGCACGACGTCCGTTCGGTCCATGTAATACCGCGGCCTGCCGGAGATACCGGAAAAATGGTGCTGGCAGAGGGAGCGCTCCGGGAAGCAACAGCAGAATCTGAAACAGTAGATACAGAAACAAAAGACCCAATAAAAAGAGAAACAGGAGCAAGAGAACCTGAAGTGAGGCAAACGGGTAATGTGGAAGGCAATGCAATAAAAGCCAATGCTAACCCAACCGGGAGTGAGGAAAACGATTCAGGGACGAATGCAACAACTGCGCCCGGAGGTCCCGGCGAAAAGGGTGTAAAAACTACGGAGACAACAAGGGCCAGTATTCCTGATAAGACCGGTACGGGCGAGGAAACGGGCGGTCGGGATGAACCCGACGATGGGCCCAAAAACAGGGGCGCCAAGAAGAAAAATAAAAAGGGTTAAAGGTTGACATCTCTGACCCAATACGCAAATTAACAAGGACTTAAATCAAAAAAACTGCTTAAGGAGGGTTTTAAATGAAAGGCGAAGCTCTGGGAATGGTTGAAACAAAAGGGCTGGTTGGCGCCATTGAGGCTGCTGACGCCATGGTGAAAGCCGCTAATGTGACACTTATCGGTTATGAAAAAATAGGTTCAGGTCTGGTTACTGTGATGGTCAGGGGCGACGTAGGCGCTACCAAGGCAGCAACAGATGCCGGAGCAGCTGCTGCGGCAAAAGTTGGCGAACTGGTATCGGTGCACGTAATTCCAAGACCTCATACCGACGTAGAAAAGATTTTACCCAAGATTGGCTAAAGACGAAAAAATTCAATAAGGTCCCTGACAGGCGCCGTTGGCAGGCGCCTGTCACGGACCGGTAATTTGCAGGTGGTGCTATGATAACAGATGAAAACCAACTGGTACAGCAGGTTTTAGAAGAACTGACCAAAAAATTGCAGGGATTCAACTACAACCCCGCCGGCCCGGAGGAGGGCAGCCACGAGGAAGGTCTGGTGCCGATAGGAATCTCCAACCGGCATGTTCACCTGGCCAGCCAGGATGTCGATCTGTTGTTCGGACCCGGGTATGAACTGTCAGTGTTAAAGGAATTGCAGCCGGGGCAGTATGCGGCAAGAGAGACAGTTACTCTGGCCGGCCCCAAAGGTATTATTGAAAAAGTCAGGGTGCTGGGGCCTGTGCGCAAGAAAACCCAGGTTGAGATTTCCCGGGCCGACGGTTTCAAACTTGGGGTCAATCCGCCCGTGCGGGATTCAGGTGACCTGGAAGGTACGCCGGGGCTGATTATAATAGGGCCCCGGGGAGCTGTTACCCTGGAGAACGGTGTAATTATAGCCAGGCGGCATATTCACATGAGTCCCGGCGACGCAGAGCGTTTTGGCGTTCAGGACGGGTCCAGGGTCGATGTGGAAGTGCCCGGCCTCAGGGGGGTTATTTTTAAGAACGTTCTGGTGCGTGTCCACAAAGACTTCGAATTGGAGATGCATATTGACGTGGAAGAAGGCAATGCGGCCGGGTTAAACAACCAGGACAGGGTCAGGATTATCGGACCAAGCAGAGGAACTGATGATGATGATTGATTTTGAAAAGCCCAATGAATTGATTGCCCGGATGGAACAAAAAATTTTCTGCCCGGAAAGACCGGACTGTAAGGGCAAGCTTTATACCGGAATTGATTTGGGTACCGCCAATATCGTCGTTACCGTGCTGGATGAAAATAAACAACCCGTTGCAGGGGCCTTGCAGGAAGCCAGGGTGGTTAAAGACGGACTGGTAGTTGACTTCATAGGCGCCATCAACATTGTCAGGAAGCTGGTACAGCAGGTGGAAGAAAAACTCAGTAGGAGCCTGGAAGAAGCTGCTGTGGCCATTCCGCCGGGAACCAGGGCGGAAGATACCAGGGCTATCGTCAATGTGGTCCAGGCTGTCGGCCTCGAGGTGACCAATGTTGTTGATGAACCTACGGCTGCTGCAACTGTCCTGGGCATAAAAGATGGCGCCGTCGTGGATATCGGTGGAGGGACGACGGGAATTTCCATTCTGCGGGACGGCCATGTTATTTATGTGGCTGATGAACCGACGGGCGGCACTCATTTCAGCCTGGTCCTGGCCGGCGCTTACAATATAGGTTTTGAAGAAGCTGAACGGCTGAAGAGAGATCCTGACAAGTACGACCAGGTATTTCCTCTGGTAATTCCCGTTATAGAAAAAGTAGCTGATATAATCAATACCCATATTGCCGGAAGAGATGCCGGGCCCATTTTTCTGGTAGGCGGGACGGCCTGTTTGGAGGGCATTGAAAAAGTAATTTCACGGTACACCGGCTTACCGACAGTCAAGCCTTACAACCCCTTGCTGGTAACTCCGCTGGGTATCGCCATGCACTGTGCATAAGGGAGGTGGCGGCAGTGGAAATGCGAGAGTTAGTAAAATTAATTACCTCCGAAGTATTGAAACAATTAAACTGCCCTGCTCAGCAGGAAGTGCTGGTCCTGTTAACGGGGGGCAGAGCCATATGGCCCAGGGTTAAATTTAAACTGGAGGAAATGAAAAACCGCGGGATTGTTTTAAGGCCGGTCTTGTCAGAGGCGGCCAGCCGGATTTTTGACCCCCAGGAATTAAGCAGGATTTTCGGGGTAACCGAAAATCTTGAAAAAAACGAATTACTTGCCGCAGTAAAAAAATCGTCTCTGGTGATGCTGCCAACCCTGACTGTCAATACAGCCGCCAAGCTGGCCGGCGGGATTCAGGACACGGAGGTTACCTGTCTGGCCGGATGGGCTTTGATGATGGGAAAACCCGTAATAGCCGTCACCAATTCGGCTGATCCAGATTCTCCTGAACTGCAAAGATTAGGGCTCGCCGGCGGTAAACCTGAACATAAAGCCAGGCTCCGGGAAAATCTGAAATCGCTGGCCCGGTTTGGTGTCAAACTGGTGGAGGCAGATTACCTTCTACCAGGTGTCATGCAGGCCCTCGGTTGTGATCCCATTAACAATTCACGAAGGTTTAGAGTTGAAGGCGTGCTGACTTCGGCAAAAGTACAGGCTGCTGCCGCCGAAAACTATAAAATAATTGTTGCGAAAAATACCGTGGTTACCCCGTTAGCTAAAGAAACGGCAGCCGAGGCAGGCATCGAGATCTGCTATGAGTGATGATAGAAAGAGGTGCGGTGATGTATCTAGCAAAAGTTGTCGGAACGGTGGTTTCCACCAGTAAAGACCCTCGGCTCACCGGATGTAAACTGCTTCTGGTTGTGCCGGTAGCGCTCTATCCTCAAAAAGTAGAGTACCCACTGGTGGCTGTGGATTCTGTTGGTGCCGGTATTGGGGAAATGGTTCTTTGCGTTGACGGAAGTACTGCCAGGCGCGCTGTGACAGAAGAAAATGCCCCTATTGATTGCGCTATTGTCGGCATAATTGATGAAGTAGAGACTTGCGGTGATTTGCTGCAGCCGGAAAAACTGTCTCTTTTGGATGGTGAAAAGCAATTATGAAAATTTATACCAAAAAAGGAGACGGAGGAGAAACAACCTTATACAATGGGGACAAGGTTAGCAAGTGCAACCGGCGGGTGGATACTTATGGCACGGTGGATGAAGCCAATTCTTTTCTGGGCGCGGCAAAATCGCTTATTAAATACGAGGACATAAAAAAAATAATTCATCAAATACAGCAGGAGCTGTTTGTGGTAAGCGCTGAGCTGGCCACTCCTGATTCTGCCATGCAGCTTCCTGCCAGAATCCATTATGAACATGTAGAGCGTCTGGAAACATTGATTGACCAATTTACCAAAGAATGTGGCGGGGTCAGAGGTTTTGTAACGCCGGGAGAAAGTCTGGCGGCTTCCTTCCTTGATATAAGCCGAACCGTGGTAAGGCGGATGGAGAGGCTCTTAACCGGTCTTGCCGTTAAGGACCAGATAAATGCCAATTTGTTAGCATATATAAACCGACTTTCAGACCTGTTATTTATAATGGCCAGGGTTGTTGGCCGGCGGGAAACAAAAGAACTCGTAACCAGGTTAGTACTTCGCGAGCTGGAAAGGTACAGCCCTTTACCAAACACCGGCAAAGGGGGGGAGGAAATGAAACTGACTTTGGAACAGGCCCAAAAAGTGATAGCGAAGGCGCAGGAAGAGGCTGAAAAAATAGGTATACCAATGGTCATTGCTGTAGTAGACGACGGCGGGAACCTAAAAAGCTTTCAACGCATGGATGAAGCTTTGTTGGCCAGTGTGGACATAGCAATTAACAAGGCTTATACAGCGCTTGCCCTTAAGATGCCTACCCATCAACTGGCGGAGATTGCTCAACCGGGCCAGGAACTGTACGGCATTGAAGTTACTAATAGGGGCCGCATAGTCACCTTTGGCGGTGGATACCCCATTTATCTGGATGGTTCTCTGGTTGGGGCCATCGGTGTGAGCGGCGGGAGCGTCGAACAGGACAAGCAGGTGGCCGAGGCAGGCATCAAGGCTTTAAATTAACGACTGAGAGGTGAAATAATACATGGCCATTGAAGCGTATCAAATAGAAAAGATTGTTGAGGAAGTTATGAAAAAGATGGTTTCCGGAGGTTCCGGGGACAGCTTTGCCGGCAAAGCCAAGGGAATTTTTGAGTCCGTTGACGAGGCTGTAAAAGCAGCTAAAGCGGCCCAAAAAGAACTGGTCGCTATGCGGATTGAAAAACGGGAAATGCTTTTAAAGGCAATGCGGGAAGCCGCTATAGCCCATGCCGAAGAACTGGCCCGGCTGGCAGTTGAAGAAACGGGGATGGGGAGAGTAACGGATAAGATTATTAAAAACCGTGTTGCTGCAGAGAAAACACCCGGTACAGAAAACCTGCAGCCAAGCGCCGTCACCGGTGACAGGGGATTGACCCTCATCGAAAGGGCTCCCTACGGTGTTATTGGGGCCATCACTCCTTCCACTAACCCTTGTGCAACAGTTATAAACAACAGTATCAGCATGGTAGCTGCCGGTAATTCTGTTGTTTTCAGTGTTCATCCGGGGGCCAAAAAGGCTTCGCTTTTAACAGTAGAGATTCTTAACGAAGCTATTGAAAAGGCGGGTGGGCCGGCTAATGTTCTGACAGCAGTTGCCAGTCCGTCCCTTGAAAACACAAATGCTTTGATGAAACATCCGGATATCAAACTTCTTGTGGCTACCGGCGGTCCGGGGCTGGTGAAGGCGGTCTTATCATCAGGTAAAAAGGCCATTGGGGCAGGAGCAGGCAACCCGCCGGCGCTGGTAGACGAGACAGCCGACCTGGAGAGGGCAGCCAAAAGCATTGTAGCCGGTGCTTCGTTTGATAATAATTTGCCTTGTATAGCTGAAAAAGAAGTAATTGTGGTGGACTATGTGGCCAACCAGTTGATCTCCTACATGAAACAGAACGGTGCATACCTGGCTAATGACAGGGAAATTAAAGCCTTGATGGATTTGGTACTGACTAAGAACGAGAACCTAAAGGCAGAAGGATGCACTGTAAAGCCGGAAAAGCTTTATGGAGGTATTAACAAAGAATATGTCGGGAAAGACGCCGCTTACATCATGAAGAAAATTGGAGTTGATATTCCCGAAGACACCAAATTAATTATTTGTGAAGTGGATGAAGACCACCCCTTTGTCCTGGAAGAACTGATGATGCCTATTCTCCCGATTGTGCGGGTGCCTAACGTGCAAAAGGCCATAGAAGTCGGTGTTCGGGTTGAGCACGGCAACCGCCATACAGCGGTAATGCATTCGCAAAATATTGATAACCTGAGCGCTTTCGCCAGGGCAATACAAACCACAATTTTTGTGAAAAACGGGCCATCCTATGCCGGTATCGGTATAGGCGGTGAAGGGTATACCACCTTCACCATTGCAGGCCCTACAGGCGAAGGACTTACCGCCGCCAGCAGCTTTACCAGGCAGCGCCGCTGTGTATTAGTTGACGGTTTCTCCATTGTTTAGATGGGCAGGTGAAGTGAGATGTCTAAAGAAGCCATTGCGGCGATTCAGAAAGCCGGAGTAGTGGGAGCAGGTGGCGCCGGGTTCCCGGCTTATAAGAAACTGGATGCGAAAGTAGATGTAGTTGTCGTCAACGGCGCTGAGTGTGAGCCTTTACTGCGGGTTGACCAGCAGTTAATGGAAAAAGAGGCCCGTTTCCTGACGGACAGCCTGTTAAAGGTTTTGGAGATAACAGGAGCTTCCAAAGGTATATTTGCTCTCAAAGCCAAGTACACGGCAGCGGTCGAGGCCCTCGAAAAAGCCATTAAAGGTTCCGGCAAAATTGAATTAAAGCTGTTAGGGGATTTTTACCCGGCAGGAGACGAGCAGGTTTTGCTCTATGAAGCTACGGGGAGGATAGTACCTGAGGGTGGCATTCCAGTGCACGTGGGAGCAGTTGTTACCAATGTGGAAACCTTGTTAAATGTCGGACATGCTTTGGCCGGCAAACCTGTAACGGAGAAATATGTTACTGTTACAGGCGCCGTGGAGAAGCCCCTGACGGTGAAGGTGCCTGTTGGTATCAGTGTACGGGAATTAGTTGAAACAGCTAATCCTGTGCCGGAAAAGTACAAGGTGATTGAGGGCGGTCCTATGATGGGCACCGTCCTGGAGAACCCAGACAAACCGGTGACAAAAATCACCAAAGGTTTGATTGTACTGCCGGAAAACCACTCACTACTTGCCAGAAAAGAAATAACCATGACCCATACTCTAAACCGGGCCAGGTCCGTTTGCTGCCAGTGCAACAAATGCACGGAAATTTGCCCCAGATACCTCTTAGGCCACAGGATGAAACCCCACCGGGTCATGCGGGCCGTGGGACAGGGTATCGGTGGTCTGGCCGGTGATTTGGCCATGGCATTCCTTTGCTGCCAGTGCGGGGCCTGTGAGATTTACGGTTGTGATATGGGCCTGGCGCCTAACCGAATAAACGCGGAACTGAAGAAGCAGTTGCAGGCGGCAGGACTTAAGAATCCTTACAGTAACGCCACACTGCAGGCTAATGCTGACCGGGAAATGAAGAAAATTCCTGTAAAAAGGCTGATAATAAGGTTAAATTTGGAATCCTATAACCTGCCGGCTCCTCTTAGCCCGAAAAGCTTCAGTACAAATAGGGTGACCCTTCCGCTGTCACAGCATATTGGCGCTCCCGCCAAACCGGTAGTAAGGCCCGGTGATTCGGTCAAATGCGGAGACCTGATAGCTGAAGCCCCGGAAGGCGCTTTGAGTGTTCCCCTTCATGCAAGTATAAATGGCCGGGTAGCCATGGTCACAGAAAAAGAAATTGTAATAGAGAACTAAAGGAGGTGGAACAATGAAAGCGGCAATAGGTTTACTGGAAATGAAGAGCATTGCCCGGGGTATTACTGCCGCCGATGAGATGGTAAAGGCGGCTGACGTTAAATTACTGCAGGCCATGCCTGTCTGTCCGGGTAAGTTTATAGCCCTGGTGGCAGGAGATGTGGGAGCTGTACAGAGCTCTATAAAAGCAGGGATGGCCCGTGCCGCTGACCAGGTGATAGATACCCTGATTTTGCCCAATGTACACAGGTCAGTTTTCCCCGCCTTATCGGGAACCAACGCCATTGAGAAGATTCGGTCCCTTGGCATTGTGGAGACTTATTCGGTCGCTTCAGCCATTACCGCCGCTGACGTTGCCGCCAAAGCAGCCAGTGTGGATTTGCTGGAAGTGAGGCTGGCCCGGGGGCTGGGAGGCAAGAGTTTTTTTCTCCTGAGCGGAGAAGTAAGCGCTATAAAGTCAAGTATCAATGCAGCGGTGCAAAAGCTGCGGGAGGACGGGTTTTATGCCGGAGCGGAATTTATTGCGGCGCCGCATAAAGATCTGCTCGCCGCATTAAATTAAATTCATTTTATCAAATTCAAAAAGTTAAGGAGGTAATTCAAATGGCTCAGAAAATCATGATTTCTCCAGGTCGTTATGTACAGGGTGAGGGTGCTATCAGGCAGATCGGTGAACAAGTGAAAAGCCTTGGTAAATTTGCTCTGGTTATAGGGGACAAGATTGCCCTGCCCCTCACTAGGGAAGATGTCCAGAAAAGCCTGCAGGACAATGGGATCAATTTTAAGTTCGAAGAGTTCGGCGGCGAGTGCTCAATGCAGGAAATCAACCGCCTAAAGGCCATTGGTGAAGAGGTAAAAGCAGATGTAATAATTGGCATCGGTGGAGGAAAAACCCTCGACACTGCCAAGGCAGTGGCTTACTACATGAACCTCCCTGTGGTGATCGTCCCGACCATTGCCTCCACTGACGCTCCCTGCAGCGCTCTGTCGGTAATTTATACTCCCGAGGGGATATTTGAGAGTTACCTGATTTTACCCGCTAACCCCAATTTGGTACTGGTTGATACCGGCATAGTGGCTAAGGCGCCTGTACGCCTCCTGGTTGCCGGAATGGGTGATGCCCTGGCTACCTGGTTTGAAGCTGACGCCTGTGCCAAGGCTGCGGCCAAAAATATGCCCGGTGGTGCTGCTACCCAGTCGGCCCTTGCCCTGGCCAGGTTATGCTACCAGTTGTTAATTGATTATGGTTACAGGGCCAAGTTGGCAGTAGAAAAGGGTGTGGCTACTGAAGATGTTGAAAAAGTGGTCGAGGCCAATACCCTGTTAAGCGGCCTTGGTTTTGAAAGCGGCGGCCTGGCCGCAGCCCACGCCGTACACAACGGCCTTACCGCGCTGGAAGAAACTCATCATTATTTCCATGGTGAGAAGGTTGCTTTTGGAACCCTGGTGCAAATGATTATGGAAAACCGCAGCAATGAGGAATTGCATGAGGTTCTGGAGTTCTGCGTTTCTGTGGGACTGCCTGTAACATTAAGACAAATTGGTGTAACGGAAGTTACTCCCGAGAAAATCAGGAAAGTTGCTGAAATGTCCTGTGCAGAGGGGGAAACAATCTATAACATGCCGTTCCCCGTAACTCCTGATTTGGTATACAACGCCATTTTAGCGGCCGATGCCATTGGCGAAGCTTTTCTGGCTGAATAATCTTACTGAAAATATTGTTGCATACATTACTGAAGCTTCCGGGTTTGCCCGGAAGCTTCTTTCTAAAAAAACAAAGGGTT encodes:
- a CDS encoding glycerol dehydrogenase translates to MAQKIMISPGRYVQGEGAIRQIGEQVKSLGKFALVIGDKIALPLTREDVQKSLQDNGINFKFEEFGGECSMQEINRLKAIGEEVKADVIIGIGGGKTLDTAKAVAYYMNLPVVIVPTIASTDAPCSALSVIYTPEGIFESYLILPANPNLVLVDTGIVAKAPVRLLVAGMGDALATWFEADACAKAAAKNMPGGAATQSALALARLCYQLLIDYGYRAKLAVEKGVATEDVEKVVEANTLLSGLGFESGGLAAAHAVHNGLTALEETHHYFHGEKVAFGTLVQMIMENRSNEELHEVLEFCVSVGLPVTLRQIGVTEVTPEKIRKVAEMSCAEGETIYNMPFPVTPDLVYNAILAADAIGEAFLAE